In Bacillota bacterium, the DNA window AACTTCACCTCTATTGCGGGGGCCCAGTCGGGCCACCACTGTCGTTTTTCGGATGAACGTGGCTTTTTAGACTAATACCATCTGCAATTACGTCTCCCGTTACGTTAACGTTGCCGGCAGCCACGATATTAATAGGGCCAACGGCGTTAACGGTCAGCGTGTGGGAGGCCCGATCGTATTCAATTCTGGTCCCATCCTCAAACTGGATCACCCTTTTATCCTGGCTGCTCGCCGGCAGTTGGTCCTCATCGGTATAAATGGCTCCAAGAATAAATCCATCAGCGTTTCCGGTGGGTAAGAAAATACAAACTACGTGCTCACCTACATCGGGAAGATAGTAATCCTTATTGCGCAAGGTCTGGCGCTGGATAACCGGAAGGTCATAGGATACCACTTCCTGGGCCTCGAACACTACCCTGGCAGTGGCCCGGGCGGGGTCTACCGCCGATACTCTCCCTATCCGTATGAGGTTCCTCCAAATACCGGACATCAATATCCCTCCAGCACCCGGCGCAACTCGACTTTGGTGGTGTATCCCGGTCCGCTATGAGTTGCCTCTTCCACGAAATACTTGCCGTCAAATTTACCCCATCCCTGAATTAACACTGTTACCCCTGCAACGAGGTTTATGTTCCCCATCATGGTAAGGCTGAATTTCGTTTCTTCCTTGTTCTTCTGTCTTAAGCGATTTCTCGCCAAACGTTCGGCCTCCGCCAGGCTGTCCACCCGCTCATTTATGACCAGGGTTTTGCCAGTAGGTGGCCTATTAGGAGGAGTATAGGTATAAACGTATACCTTCCCCCTCCTGCCCTGATACTTCACCTGAGCCGCCGAATAAATTTCTCGCGTCTGGGAACTGGCCGAATAAGATATGACCGACGAGGTCCCCCGGATTATAGTCATAACCGGCTCCATCTGTTCATACTTACTGTCATCGAAAATAACTATCTGTTGGCCCGTAACCTTCAGCGATAACCCGGCGTCTTCGCAAAGCTTCAACAAAAAAGCCAGGTCAGACTGCTCGGTTTGCTCTACCCTATCATATTGGGGGTTGTCAGTAGTTTCATAAAGCAGTCCCAACCCGGCTTCTGCAGCGATATCCCTGGCTATCAAATATAGCGTGGTCTTCTCCCAGGCCCGAGTCTTATCTTCTCCCCGCAGGGATGTCGATTCCGGCACCGATACAGCTTTAATCGTTACCGTCTCCGGGGGCCCGGTGCATTCAATTTCATCCATCTCAAATGTGCCCAAAGGTAACATCTCGAACTGCCCAGCCCAGTCCCAATTCTGTACCTGAATAGATGCTTGTAGGGTTGCTCCCTTCTCAGGCATCCAATCCGATTTCCAGAGTCTGGCCTTATCTTCTAGGCTTATTTGCAGGTCGTCGGCCTTGCCGCTGGCATGGTCAGTGTAAGAAAAGCTCAAAAGATACCGTTCCAAGTCAGCGGTTATGTCTTTGTTGTTATAGGCCACTTTGAGTCTTGCCCGGCGGGCGAACTGCATCAGCTACCGCTCCTCTTCCAGGGCGGAAGTTTGGAAGGCACGGGCGTGGTGATTTCCGGTACTTTCAGCCGAATGCCGGCAGAAAAAAAGACCGTCTCCCGGTGTTCAGGATTGGCCTCAATGAGTTTGGTCATATACTTCTCGCTGCCGTAAACCCGCAGAGCGATCAGGTCCCATGTATCGCCCTGCATTGTCACATACTCACGCATAGCTTAGCCGCCTCTCCTGATGAAGCAAGGCCCGCATCCGGGCCGCAAAGTCATCTTCTGCTTGTTTGGCAGCTCGCCGCACAGCTTCCTCCACGTCTCCGCCCCCATACACGTTGTAGATGGGAGAATAAACAATTTGAGGCGCACTTGTAGGTCTCACACCCAGTATCTCTCCTGCCTGTGCCCATAGTGATACGGCCCGGGAAGAACCGTCCAAGGGCACCACCGCCTCTGGACCTTTCTCTGCAATCCATGCCATGTGCGGTTTATCAAAAATGCCTCCAGCGGCGTGCCCTTCAATAGCCCTGAAACCGCCAAAGCCACCAGTAGTTCCTGCTTTAGGGCTGGCTTCTCCTCCCAAACCGAACCATCTTAACACTTTGCCGAGCTTTTCATATACTTTCTTGGCGAACCTATCGAGGGCAGCCAATGGGCCATTCCACAAGTTAACAAAGAACTCTCTTATTTTGTCCCAGTTGCGGTACAACAGGTACCCAATACCAATCAGCGCCCCTACACCCGCAATCATTACTCCAATTGGACTGGCAGCCCAGGCCGCATTCAGAAGCCATTGCGCTGCCGCCCAGGTCTTAGTCGCTACAGTTGCAATACCGCTTACAATCCCAAACCTTGTAGCCAGCATATAAAGCGTGGTAAAGGGTGTAGCAATAATACTAGCAGCATAACCTACCGCCCAGAATGCAATACTCAGACCCATAAGAGCTGCAGTACCAATAACAATGGCATTTGTCAAGCTTGGATACCTTCCGGCTAACTCCTGAACCCTTTCAATTATACCTGCCAGCCTCCCTGCTAAGGTGTTCAGAGGCGGTAGCAGTATCTCTCCAACAGAAATCCCAAGGGCAGTCATCTGATTCCTTAATAACTGTAGCCTATTTTCAGTAGTTGCCGACCTGGCTTCAAATTCTGCCTGCATACTGCCCGCATATTTTGTGGCATCGCCCACCTTAGAAAAGTTCTCTTTCAAAGCGTCTAAACGCGTCAAGAGAACCGAAATCGGGCCGATACTCTCTTTGCCAAACAATTCATCTAACATCGAAGCCTGTTCATGTTTGGGCAACCGCTTTATAGCTTCTAAAACTTTCAAAATCGCTCCTTGGGCATCTTTCTGCATGAGCTTGGCCATTTCTACGGCGTCCAAGCCAAGGCGTTTAAAGGCTGCAGCCTGCCCCTTTGTAGCGCTTTCACCAGCCACAAGCCCCAAAATCAAATTTTTGATGCCGGTTGCAGCTACCTCTTCCTGGATACCCGCTGACACCATGGTGGCACCCAGGGCGGCAATCTGCGCCGCTGCAGCGCCGCCAACTTCACCCAAAGGACCTATACGGCGCACGACTTCAGCTATTTTTGGCGCTGAAGCTGCCGTAGTATTGCCCAAGTAGTTAATCTGGTCCGCCAAAATGTTGACCTGCTCCTGCGTCATATTGAAAGCCGACCGCCACTCGGCCATGGTCTGGCCGGCTTCCTCAGCTGTAATATCGAAAGCTACCCCCATTTTGGCAGCCGCTTCCGCAAAACCTAAAAGTTCCTCTCTAGCAATACCGGCCTGGCCGCCAGCCGCAACAATTTGAGCTAATTCACTGGCAGCCATGGGAATGCGCTTAGATAACTGAACGATGTCCTTACCCATGGCCTTGAACTGCTCCGGGGTCTCAAAATCGACTACTTTTCTTACATCAGCCATGGCGGATTCAAATTGAATGGCCGCTCTAACTGAAGCACCCAAAGTTAAGGCGTACTCAACAGTATCAAGAAGGCGACCCCGCATAGCCTGACGGAAGCTTGCTACTTTCTCATTTATGCGTACCGCTGTTGCCAGTCTTTTTTGAGCCCGTTCGGTCTCCTCCAATTGCTGGGCAAGCTTTGCATGAGCGCTAGCATATTCCTCGGCCGTTATCTTGCCTGCCTTTTGGGCCTTCTCCAGCTGGCGCATTTCCGCTCTCAAGGCTGAAATAGTCCGGTTCATTCTCTGCAATTTTTCACCAGCCGAAGAAAAGGCCCCGCCGAACGAAGAATCTATCTTTCCAGCCAGCACTAGAGCCAACTCATAAACCTTACGCGCCATGCTCCTAACCGCCTTTCCCGCGAGCCAATACCTTGC includes these proteins:
- a CDS encoding phage tail tape measure protein; the encoded protein is MARKVYELALVLAGKIDSSFGGAFSSAGEKLQRMNRTISALRAEMRQLEKAQKAGKITAEEYASAHAKLAQQLEETERAQKRLATAVRINEKVASFRQAMRGRLLDTVEYALTLGASVRAAIQFESAMADVRKVVDFETPEQFKAMGKDIVQLSKRIPMAASELAQIVAAGGQAGIAREELLGFAEAAAKMGVAFDITAEEAGQTMAEWRSAFNMTQEQVNILADQINYLGNTTAASAPKIAEVVRRIGPLGEVGGAAAAQIAALGATMVSAGIQEEVAATGIKNLILGLVAGESATKGQAAAFKRLGLDAVEMAKLMQKDAQGAILKVLEAIKRLPKHEQASMLDELFGKESIGPISVLLTRLDALKENFSKVGDATKYAGSMQAEFEARSATTENRLQLLRNQMTALGISVGEILLPPLNTLAGRLAGIIERVQELAGRYPSLTNAIVIGTAALMGLSIAFWAVGYAASIIATPFTTLYMLATRFGIVSGIATVATKTWAAAQWLLNAAWAASPIGVMIAGVGALIGIGYLLYRNWDKIREFFVNLWNGPLAALDRFAKKVYEKLGKVLRWFGLGGEASPKAGTTGGFGGFRAIEGHAAGGIFDKPHMAWIAEKGPEAVVPLDGSSRAVSLWAQAGEILGVRPTSAPQIVYSPIYNVYGGGDVEEAVRRAAKQAEDDFAARMRALLHQERRLSYA
- a CDS encoding phage baseplate assembly protein V, which translates into the protein MSGIWRNLIRIGRVSAVDPARATARVVFEAQEVVSYDLPVIQRQTLRNKDYYLPDVGEHVVCIFLPTGNADGFILGAIYTDEDQLPASSQDKRVIQFEDGTRIEYDRASHTLTVNAVGPINIVAAGNVNVTGDVIADGISLKSHVHPKNDSGGPTGPPQ
- a CDS encoding phage tail protein, giving the protein MREYVTMQGDTWDLIALRVYGSEKYMTKLIEANPEHRETVFFSAGIRLKVPEITTPVPSKLPPWKRSGS